CTGAACAGCGTCGTGAAGTGCTACGGCTCATCGTTGGGCGTAAACAGCGTATTGAACAGATGAGACAGCGTAAAGGAGAGCAGTTAGGATTTGATTTTGAAGACACAGCAGAAGCAGGTAAGCTTTTCTAAAAAGCTCATGATAACGCCTCACTAGGATACGTACTCTAAACTGAATAAATCAGCGCGATTATCCGATAAACCCCACCCTTTCCAAACCGCACACGAAAGAAAACCCCCTTTGCATAAGCAAAGGGGGTTTATCTAGGAATAGAGAGCTGACGATGACCTACTCTCACATGGGCAAACCACACTACCATTGGCGCGACGATGTTTCACTTCTGAGTTCGGGAAGGGATCAGGTGGTTCCATCGTGCTATTGTCGTCAGCAAAGGGGGTTAGATATGAGTCTGTTATTATTGTTTTGACGTCAAGATATTATCTATTGGTCGACCAACTTGTAACCTAACTGAATCAAGGTTAAAGGTGATATCGAAATTATATATATTCTATAGCCTAGGCTATACAAGATAGATTAATTAGAGCTTTCATACAAACCACTTGGGTGTTGTATGGTCAAGCCAAACGAGCAATTAGTACAGGTTAGCTACATGCATCGCTGCACTTCCACACCCTGCCTATCAACGTCGTAGTCTTCAACGGCTCTTTAGGGAAATCTAATCTTGAGGTGGGCTTCTCGCTTAGATGCTTTCAGCGATTATCCCATCCGAACGTAGCTACCGGGCAATGCCACTGGCGTGACAACCCGAACACCAGAGGTTCGTCCACTCTGGTCCTCTCGTACTAGGAGCAGATCCTCTCAAATTTCCAACGCCCACGGTAGATAGGGACCGAACTGTCTCACGACGTTCTAAACCCAGCTCGCGTACCTCTTTAAATGGCGAACAGCCATACCCTTAGGACCTGCTTCAGCCCTAGGATGAGATGAGCCGACATCGAGGTGCCAAACACCGCCGTCGATATGAACTCTTGGGCGGTATCAGCCTGTTATCCCCAGAGTACCTTTTATCCGTTGAGCGATGGCCCTTCCATACAGAACCACCGGATCACTAAGACCTACTTTCGTACCTGCTCGACTTGTGGGTCTCGCAGTTAAGCGCGCTTTTGCCTTTATACTCTACGACCGATTTCCGACCGGTCTGAGCGCACCTTCGTACTCCTCCGTTACTCTTTAGGAGGAGACCGCCCCAGTCAAACTACCCACCATACATTGTCCTCGGTATTGTTATACCTGAGTTAGAACCCCAACATGACCAGGGTGGTATTTCAAGATTGGCTCCACAAACACTAGCGTGTCTGCTTCAAAGCCTCCCACCTATCCTGCACAAGTCAGGTCAAAGTTCAATGTAAAGCTGTAGTAAAGGTTCACGGGGTCTTTCCGTCTAGCCGCGGGTACACAGCATCTTCACTGCGATTTCGATTTCACTGAGTCTCTGCTGGAGACAGCGCTGCCATCATTATGTCATTCGTGCAGGTCGGAACTTACCCGACAAGGAATTTCGCTACCTTAGGACCGTTATAGTTACGGCCGCCGTTTACTGGGGCTTCGATCAAGAGCTTCGCTTACGCTAACCCCATCAATTAACCTTCCAGCACCGGGCAGACATCACACCCTATACGTCCACTTTCGTGTTTGCAGAGTGCTGTGTTTTTAATAAACAGTTGCAGCAGCCTGGTATCTGCGACTGCCAACAGCTCAAGGAGCAAGTCCTATCACCATCGGCAGCGTACCTTCTCCCGAAGTTACGGTACCATTTTGCCTAGTTCCTTCAGCAGAGTTCTCTCAAGCGCCTTGGTATTCTCTACCTGATCACCTGTGTCGGTTTAGGGTACGATTCGTTTATAACTATTGCTTAGAAGCTTTTCCTGGAAGCATGGTATTTGCCACTTCGCTGTACAAGTACAGCTTGCTATCAGATCTCAGCATAATGACAGTCCGGATTTGCCTAAACTGTCTGCCTACATCCTTTCACCTGGACAACCAACGCCAGGCTGACATAACCTACTCCGTCCCTCCATCGCATTATAAACAAGTATCGGAATATTAACCGATTTCCCATCGACTACGCCTTTCGGCCTCGCCTTAGGGGTCGACTCACCCAGCCCCGATTAACGTTGGACTGGAACCCTTGATCTTCCGGCGTGCGAGCTTTTCACTCGCATTATCGTTACTCACGTCAGCATTCGCTCTTGTGATACCTCCAGCATGCCTTACGACACACCTTCACAGGCTTACACAACGCTCCCCTACCACTTGAAAACAAATTCAAATCCGCAGCTTCGGCTCCTAGTTTGAGCCCCGTTACATCTTCCGCGCGGGCCGACTCGACTAGTGAGCTATTACGCTTTCTTTAAAGGATGGCTGCTTCTAAGCCAACCTCCTAGCTGTCTATGCCTTCCCACCTCGTTTCCCACTTAACTAGGAATTTGGGGCCTTAGCTGGCGGTCTGGGTTGTTTCCCTCTCCACAATGGACGTTAGCACCCACTGTGTGTCTCCCGGATATCACTCATCGGTATTCGGAGTTTGCATCGGTTTGGTAAGTCGGTATGACCCCCTAGCCGAAACAGTGCTCTACCCCCAATGGTGTTCGTCCGAGGCGCTACCTAAATAGCTTTCGGGGAGAACCAGCTATCACCGAGTTTGATTAGCCTTTCACCCCTATCCACAAGTCATCCCCTAGCTTTTCAACGATAGTGGGTTCGGTCCTCC
The window above is part of the Psychrobacter cryohalolentis K5 genome. Proteins encoded here:
- a CDS encoding DUF1289 domain-containing protein translates to MNQQFELFDITNPCIGVCTSNKKGYCFGCLRSRPERQLWHEMTTEQRREVLRLIVGRKQRIEQMRQRKGEQLGFDFEDTAEAGKLF